The DNA segment TTAATCACCTGATTAAAGGCATTTATCAGCTCTGGATTTCTGTTTTCCCACTAGCAACTGGTACCTCGACAAGCTCTACCCAAACTGCTCTTGTTTTACGACTGTTTTAAATCCTCTCTAGAAATAGTTAAGGCTTTTACTCTAGCAACGAAATCTAGGAGATATGTTAAGTAGAGCGGCGGCTAGACCGAGGTAAGCCCCGCTGAAAGAAAGGTGGGAGGACTTGAGACTTCACACCAGAAGGCGATCGTTGACCTAATGCACGCTGTTGACGCTGCAACCTAAAGAGTTCTTCATCGGGCCAGTCGTCAAATGACAATGACGTTGATGGTGCCAGTAGGACCGAGGAATCCGATTTTCGTCGTTGAGATCGACGAGAGATGGCCTGGAGCGGGCGTTTCGCTCTGCTAAGTGGTCGCGGCGAAGCCTCTTGCCAAGGTTCACGCCAACCGTCCTCTTCTTCTAATAGCCAATCAACCTTGCCCCCAACCCACCGGCCAAAAGAGTCGAGATTCAATCTCGGGCGTCGTTGCCCTGGACGCCGACCGGCAAATCCATCGATTAATTGACGGCCTGTCCCTAACCAGCGATGCAAAAAACGATCTCTAAGATCATGGGGTCGTTCTGGACGGTATCGTTCGTATCGTTCCTCCATTTGAAGAGGCTCTGTTTTAGAATAAAATTAGGAATACTAGCTAGGTATGACGGCTCCACAGAGCTAGGATAATGACCAAAGAGCTTAGACACCGAAGTCCCCACAGTAGGTGTTTAATTGCGACAAAAGCAGTGACTGATCACATCGCGAGTGCGATGGCAGCAAGGGGACCGTTGTTTGCACAATATTGAGTCCGGTTGTCCGGGATGTAGATGGAACGCTGCGGCCTTGCGTATCGTCATCATAATAAATCCGCCTAAGCTACAGACCGTAACGATTCCGATATTGATCGACTTTGCCGTTACAATTCTTACTCGGCGAAAACCGGATGGTACTCAATTCATCCGTTGTGCTCTTCACCCCAACGTAACTATACGTTACAGACTAAACCTATGTACGGCGTTATGAACGATTCGCCTAATGAAGCAGTGACAGTAAGGACCGCAAGAGCTCACGAGAAAGGTAAATTCACGGCGCCCTATGGCGGTCAGGCAGACTCGTCCATGCTCTGAAAGCTGGTGATGGCGCTCAGTCTAGTTCGCGACATTGGTGTTAAGGCTCTACTTGCAGGCGGTGGCGCCTTACTACTTTTCTGGATCTATACCGCGGTGAAGCTAGTGCTTAGTGCTCGCGGCATTAACCCGCTCATCAAACAGTTTTTCACTCAAGTGGCTGCCGGCCGCATTGACGCGGCCTATTTACTCACCACCAAAACCTACCGCCAACACGTAACACGCCAACAATTCATCCGTTTCCTGGCTGATCTAAAACTGAACAAGTTTAGAAACCTCAAATCGGGACGTCCCCGTATCCAAGAAGGTGACTTGACCCTTGTGGTGAAGCTTAAGGCAGAAAACAGCAGCAACGAACTACCGCTCGATTTCACCTTCACCAAGGTTGACGACAATTGGCGCATTGCCCGCATCAACCGGGTCAATGCTTAATCAGAGCAAACGGGCTGCGGAACTGCGCAGCCTGCTCAACCAGGCCGCTCACGCGTACTACGTTCTCGATGCTCCGACTATGGAGAATACAGTCTATGACTGCCTGTACCGAGAACTGCTGAACCTTGAACAAAATGATTCAAGTCTGCTAAGCCCAGATAGCCCTACGCAACGAGTGGGGGGGTCTCCAGCCGAGAGATTCACAAGTGTCAAGCACCGGATTGGGCTACTCAGCCTCGATAATGCCTTCAACTATGACGACCTTAAAGCGTGGAATCAAAGATTGTTGCGTGCGCTTAATCTTCCCCTGGGCAGTCCCTTAGAGGTGGTAAGCGAGTTAAAAATCGACGGCAACGCCCTCGCTCTCAGCTATCGCCAAGGGGTAATTGAACGAGCAGCGACCCGAGGAGATGGTCAGCAAGGCGAGGAGATCACCGCTAATGTATGTACGATTAGTTCGATCCCCCTGCGCCTTCAAATCGACCAGCCACCAGATTGGGTCGAGGTGCGTGGCGAAGCGTTTATCCCAGATGCTGCTTTCACCGCGATCAATGCAGAGCGCGAAGCCCGTGGTGAAGCTCTGTTTGCAAACCCCCGCAACGCCTGCGCCGGTACCCTGCGCCAACTCGACCCAAAGGTGGTTTCAGCACGTCGGCTAGATTTCTTTGCATACACTTTGCACCTGCCTTCCTCCCAGAGACTAGCGAGCCAATGGGAGGCTCTAAACTGGCTCGAGCGAGCCGGCTTCCGCGTAAATCCCAATCGAGCACTTTGTCCGGACCTTATGAGCATCAACAGCTTTTCGGTCCAATGGGAACAGAAACGTCATGTGCTTCCCTATGCCACCGACGGCGTGGTGGCGAAGCTGAATAGTTTAGCGCTTCAGGATAAGGCAGGTTGCACCCAGAAATCACCACGCTGGGCCATTGCTCTAAAATTCCCGGCACAGGAAGTTCCGAGTCGCCTGCTTCGAATAGCCGTACAAGTTGGCCGAACTGGCGTTATTACCCCTGTCGCTGAATTTGAACCAGTCAACCTCGCTGGTACCAACGTCAGCCGCGCCACTCTTCATAACGCTAACCGACTAGCTGAGCTCGACCTGCACATTAATGACACAGTTGTAGTTCGCAAAGCTGGGGAAATCATTCCCGAAGTCGTGACTGTCCTTGCGAAGTTGCGCCCTCCCAATGCTGAGATTGCCTGCCTTCCCAATAGCTGCCCGGAATGCGGGTCACTTCTGGTCCGGGGAAAAAATGAGGCGGCGACGCGATGTGTCAATAATAGCTGCCCAGCAATTTTACGGGGTGCCCTAATCCACTGGGTGAGTAAAAGCGCACTTGATGTTGATGGACTTGGTATCAAACTGATCGAACAACTCGTGTACCAAGGACTAGCTCATTCCGTTGCTGATTTGTATCGACTCAACAGCACCCTTCTATCCGGCTTAGAGCACATAGGGAAAAGGTCCGCCATTAATCTCATCAAGGCTCTAGAGAAATCAAAACAACAGCCCTGGCATCGGCAGCTCTATGGACTTGGAATCCACCACATTGGTGAGGTGAATGCCAAAGTCCTGGCTGCAGAATTCCCTAGCATTGAGGAACTCCAAACAGCGGCGATTACTGATCCAGAACGTATTTTAAACCTGCGCGGCATCGGCAGCGAAATTAGTGAGGATCTTCGCCAATGGCTCAAAAATCCAAACAATCAAAGGCTTCTCAATGAGCTTAAAAGTGTCGGATTGACACTGCGAGTGACAGATAAGGAAAAAATAAACGACCTTAACCATTCTATAAGTAATGGTCCGCTGCTATCTAAAACATTTGCCATTACAGGCACCCTGCCGAGCCTTAGTCGCAGTGCAGCCAAAGAACTAATCCAAGCAGCAGGCGGAAAAGTATCTAGCTCTATCAACAAAACAACCAACTACCTCGTGGCGGGCAAGGAAGCCGGAAAAAAACTCTCAAAGGCTAAAAACCTTGGGATCACAGTTCTGGATGAAGCATCACTGCAGGATCTTCTTAACAAGCCACACTCAATAAATGAACATCCTGATTTATGAACCAGATGCTTACCCACCCATCCCAATCTTTCAACAACGCACAGATCACTTCATCTAAGCTTGCCTTAGTTCTTATGTTAATCTGCTTAGCAGCGACTAGTTACTCATTCAAGTCTAGTGAAACCACAACCAAACATGTTAATCAAATCTTAATGAATATGTGAACGATTTAACCAGGTGATGGGTTTCAATCAGATTCAAAAATGGACATAGCCAACAAAAGGATTGGTTACAGCATCGAGCGGTTTGTATTCACATCGGGAATACTCTCAACTCAGATTTCACTATGAAATTAACGGCGTCACTGAAACCATGGTTCAGCTCAAGATACATCATTGGATCAAAACCGACTGCGGTCGTGCCAAACTGGCTGAACTTCAGCGACGCCGAGGCGCCGGTGCTCGATTTCACCTGATTTGGTTTATCCTGATTGCGTCAGCTAGGGATTGGTCTCTTCCCAGTCCGAATCGCTTCCCCTAACGGGTTAGTTAGAGATCAACCTCCTCGTTAATTAATGCTTTCTGAGCCGCTCGACCCACAAGCCAGACTGCTGTTACTGTGGCCATTACCCCCACAATTCTGAAAGTCCACGCCCACGCTGACACTTCTGGGGCCAGCATCTCGCTAGGGCTGGTTCTTCCTCCTGTCAAGGCGCCTAAAGTGCAAAACATCACCGTGCTAGGTAAAATTGCTACTAAGCTCAGGTTGTAGTCACGTAGGCTGACATTACTAAGGCCATAAGCTAGGTTTAGCAAAGAGAAGGAAAATGCTGGCGACAATCGCGTTAGCACGACGAGCCTGAGTCCTTCGCTACTTACCGCTTTTTCGACAGCTTGTAACTTGGGAAAATGCTTCAAACGTTCATTTGCCCAACCTTTCAACCAACAGCGACTTAAAAAGAAGGAGGCCTCAGCCCCTAAGCAGGCGCCGATAAACACAATTAGACTACCCCACCAGGTGCCATAAAGCACTCCCGCAAGTATAGAGGCCCAGACCCCTGGTAGGAGTAGTGTTACCCACAAGGCGTAGAGTGGAATGAATATGGCCACTCCTAAGGGAGAATGTAGAAACGGTAAGGCTGCGTCAAGCCAATGGGACCAATCAAGCATCTCAGCTGGAAGCAGAAGTGTAATGGCGCAAAGCAAACAGCCAGAACGCTCGCGTTGAAAGGAAAAAGATACAAGCTAGGGCCAAACTTAGTAGCAGCATCGGTGTTGCTACAACGCGACCGAGTAGCACCTCCGCTGGCACCGTGGTAAGAAAAGCCACCGGCAGCACAAACGTAAACAGCAAACGTAGTGAAACCGGATACGCACTAATTGGGTAACGCCCAGACGCCAAGAGCGTCCTTAGAACTTCAGTAGCATTCCACATTTTTACAAACCAAATGCTGGTGGCCGCAACTAAAAACCAAATTGAGTACAGTATTGTCGTGCCAGATAACAGCATCAGGACTACAGTTAGCAACTCCTGTACCGACGCTTCTGCGCCTGACTGGAGTCCGCCCCAGCCGACTAATAACAAGCCTAAGGCAATTTCAGGAAACCCGCTAAGTGCCATCAAACGGAGAGATAGCCACAGCTGGCTATCAACTGGCTTCAATAAAACAAAATCTAGTGTACCTTCCCTTACATAAGTGACAATTGAACCGAGGTTGGGACGTAACCAGGCGTTTGCTATACCATCAAGGGTTGTGTAGAAACCCTGCACCACCAGTGCTTCGGACCAATTCCAACCGCCTAGAGAATACCCAGGTCCAAAAAACAGCGACAACGTAAACAAGCTGCCCCCAAGGCTCAGGGCAATCGCCACAAGCTCAATCAACAGATTAACCTGATATTCTGCTTGCATCGCTAAAGCTGTACCCCAGAAACAAATTAGCGTTTGCCAATAACGCCTCATTACGCCCCCATCGCGCTGTAGCGGCGCACACCAGCCCGCCAAAGGCATAACGCCAACGGTAGGAGTAGTGTAATCCAAATCAGCTGAGCACAAAATCCGGCCATCCAATCCACTGGTCGCTGAGCCAAAACACGCGCTGGAAAGTCGATCAGATAGGGGAATGGCGTCCACCGCGCTACTGCTTGCATTGCAGGGGGGAAAGCGGTCAATGGCGTTAATAAGCCTGATAGAAACACAAACGGAATAAACAACAGCCGCTCTAGAGCACTAGCTTTCTCGCTCCAGAAACAAAGTGCCGCAATCAGGCTCTGCAGCAGAAAAGCAATTGCAAAAGCCATCCATGTTGCCAACCAGGCGAGAAGAAGTGTTCCTGGTCCAGGCAGCCATAATACTTTTGGCTGAATTAATAAGAACAACGCAGCAATTGCTGCCGCAAATGGTAATCTAGTGAACTGCTCACTAAGATGAGCTGCCACATAACGCCAAAGCGGATGTAAGGGTTGCAAAAGATAGGGCGATAAGCGTCCTAATAAGACATCCTCTTCAAAGGCGTAAACCACCCAAACAACGGAAAACTGGCGTACCAAAAAAGCACTGAGAAAATATCGATCTAGGGCTACGTCATTCATATCAAGTGTGGTGCGGATGCCACTGCTACTCCAAACGCTGAGCATGATCAATGGCAATACACCAGATAGCGACCACAACGCAATCTCAGCGCGATACTCGAGCATGTGAGCATACTGTGATCCCAGTATTGCCGCTACAATTCGACAGTTGAGGCCAAACAAACGCATTACAGCTTCCCTTGGCGGAACAGTTTGCCAATTAAGGTTTCAATCGGCGGATCGTGGACCTCCAGATCAAGAACGGGGAGGCGTTCCAGCAATGCAGCCACCACCGTGGTGAGCTGCGTTCTAGGCACCCGCAGGTGAACAACAGCCCCCTGTAGGCTTTCCACCAAGCCCAAGCCGGCGAACGCATCAGCTGAAACAGGAGACTCCAGCTCGAGCCGCACCTCTCGATCCGGGGAAAGCGCAAGAATTAACTGATCAAGAGGGCCATCATGAAATAAACAGCCCTGGTGGATCATTAACACCCTAGGGCACAGCGCGGTGATATCAGCCATGTAGTGACTGGTCAGCAGCACCGTAGCACCAGTCCTCCGATTGTACTCAGACAGGAACTGACGTATGCGGGCCTGTGCATTTACATCTAAACCCAATGTCGGTTCATCCAAGAACAACACCTCAGGCTTATGCAATAAGGCGGCTAAAAGTTCCGCCTTCATACGTTGACCTAAGGATAGCTTGCGCATCGGACGGGTAAGCTCCTCCCCAAGCTCCAGCAAGTCGGCCAGATCATCAATGCGACGTTTAGCGACATGGTCATTGATTCCGTACACCGCGGCATTGACATATAATGAATCCAGTGGTGGTAAATCCCATATCAACTGCTGTTTCTGGCCCATCACCAAAGTGATACGTTGCAAGAAATCTCGATGACGACACTGCGGCTTGTGTCCAGCTACCCTCGCCCAGCCAGCGCTGGGGTGTATTAAACCGCAAAGCATTTTCAGTAAAGTGGTTTTTCCGGCACCATTGGCACCCAAAAAACCCACCATTTCACCCGGTTCAACCCGAAATGAAACATCGTGAACCGCCACAATATTTCGATACCTTCGTCGAAAGAGATGGCCAAGAGTTCCTGCTAGACCAGGTTGCTTATCAGCCACTCGATAGATTTTGCTGAGCCCTTCTACCTCGATCACAATAGAATCGCCTCTGTCATCGCTGTATCGATGCAACTGACGCTAAGGGAAGCCGACGTAAGACCAACTTTCTAAGCTGACAACTGCACAGTTGGGCCAGAACCCCGGACGTCTACACCGCCTCTTTGCTTAAACCAAATCAGCCAGTCGTTTACGCGCGAGTGCGGCTTGGGTTTCTGCTTCCGCCAGGTTGGCCTGACATTGCGCCACCACCGCCGGCGGAGCCTTATCAACGAAGTTTGGATTGCCGAGGCGTTCAGCGAGATTGTTGATTTCTCTCTCAGCCTTGACAAGGTCCTTGTCCAAACGTCCTTTTAGCACCTCAAGATTCACCAGCCCTTCAACTGGAAGCAGCACTTGTAATTCACCGCTCACTGATGCCAGGACTTTGGCGACCGGCATTGCTTCAGCCTCCGCAGGCGTCATCAATACAACAGATTCAGCTCGGGTCAAGGCGATGATATCGGCAATGCCCTGCCTTAAAATGCTCGTCAGGTCAGCGCGTTCGGTAACAAAACGCACTGGTACGGATTGAGACGGCTTGAGCCCAGCGATGGCCCGCAAATTACGCACCACGCGAATTGCAGTAATTAACTCTTCAAACGCCCCCTCAAGAGCATCATCAAGCGATGCGTTATCAACCACTGGCCAAGGCTGCAATGCGAGCAAATTGGTCTCAGACTCCGCCGTGATGCTGTGCCAAAGCTCTTCTGTTAGGTGGGGCATCAGCGGATGTAGCATCAGGTTTATCTGGCTAATCAACTTGGCCAGCACTTGCTTAGCGGTGCGCTGATCAGCCAAGGCTACAGCACTAGGGTTTTTTCCTGGGTTTAAGCGACGCTTACTCAGCTCAAGGTACCAATCGCAGACATCGTTCCAGGCAAACTCATACAAACCCTTCGCTGCCTCACCAAGGCTATAATGGTCGTAGCGTAACGAAGTTTCTCGGTTAACTCGTGCCAAGCGCGATAAGATCCAGCGATCAGCCCGCTGCAGCGCTGAGGGGTCCGGGTCGCCTAGTTGCGCCGGTGTATCACCTCCCAAGCTCATTAAGGCGAATCGGGTAGCGTTCCAAAGTTTGTTGGCAAAATTCCGAGAGGCTGCTAGAGTGAGAGAAGATTTCTTTTTGCGATCATAATCGAGACGAATGTCTTGACCGGTACCAGCAACCTCGCGTACGAGAGCAAAACGAACAGCATCAGTGCCATAGCGCTCGGTCAGTAGCAGTGGGTCGATACCGTTGCCAAGACTCTTACTCATCTTGCGGTTCTGCTCATCCCGTACCAGTCCGTGAACGTACACATCCTTGAAAGGCATCTTGCCGGTAAAGGCACCGGCCATCATTGTCATTCGAGCCACCCAAAAAAAGATAATGTCAAATCCCGTCACCAAAGTACTGGTGGGATACCAGCGCTTAAAGTCAGGAGCGTCAGTATCAGGCCAGCCGAGCGTTGAGAACGGCCAAAGCCCACTAGAAAACCAAGTATCGAGCACATCTTCGTCTTGTTTGACACGTGCCTCGGCGCCAAACCGTACTTTGGCCTCTGCTAATGCGTCCGTCTCATTTCTTGCCACAATATATGGCGTACTGTCAGTGTGTCGAAAGTCAGTTTCGCTTATTACAAACCAAGCGGGAATGCGATGACCCCACCACAATTGGCGACTGATGCACCAGTCACGGATATCGGTGAGCCAGTCGCTATAAACTTTGTTCCAGCGTTTTGGTACGAAGTGAGGACCTTGCTGATCGAAAACTTCTCTGCAACGGGCGGCTAGAGGCTCGATTTTGATGAACCACTGGGTAGAAAGCAAGGGTTCTACTGGGACCTTGCCTCGTTCGGAGTAGGGTACGCTGTGGCGATAATTCTCCACCTTCACCAATAACCCTTCTGCCTCTAGCTCTGCTACAACGGCACTGCGGGCCTCGAAGCGGTCCAATCCTTCAAATCGGCCGGCAGCCGAACTCATTGTGCCGTCCTTGCATATCGCTGTGACCTGCGGCAATCCATGTCGCTGACCAATCACAAAGTCATTGGGGTCGTGAGCCGGTGTCACTTTGACGCAGCCAGTTCCAAATTCTTTCTCAACGTGGTCATCAGAAACGATTGGGATCTGACGCCCGGTAAACGGCAAGTTAAGCGTAGCACCAACAAGGTGAGCAAAGCGCTCATCAGTGGGGTTCACTGCTACCGCCGTGTCGCCGAACATTGTTTCTGGCCGGGTGGTCGCTACCTCAAGATACCCTTCACCATTGCTAAGTGGATAACGAAAATGCCAAAGGTGACCATCCACTTCTTTCATCTCCACCTCTAAATCACTTACAGCCGAACCAGAAGCCGGGCACCAGTTAACTAAGTATTCACCGCGGTAAATGAGACCTTGTTCGTGCAAGCGCACGAAAGCTTCCTTCACCGCTTCACTCAGCCCCTCATCAAGGGTAAAGCGCTGGCGCTGCCAGTCGACCGAAGACCCTAGACGGCGCAATTGACTAACTATACGTTCACCGTTTTCAGCCTTCCAGCGCCAGGCCAGTTCAAGAAATGCTTCACGACCAATATCATGACGGGTCTTGCCTTCTTTTTTTAACTGCTTCTCGAGAATACTCTGAACCGCAATTGATGCATGGTCGGTGCCAGGAAGACAGAGAACATTTTTGCCGACTAAACGTTGATAGCGAACTATCGTGTCAATTAATACGGTATTAAAGGCGTGGCCTATATGGAGGCTGCCAGTGACATTCGGCGGCGGAATCACCACAGCAAACGGTTCGCCCTTTCCGGTTGGGTCTGGATGAAATGCCCCATACTTTTCCCAAACCTGTTGCCATCGGGCTTCTATGCCTACCGGGTCATACGTCTTAGCTAGTTCGGACACAACTAACGGCGCAATATTTCGACCATGCTCGCAAAGAATCAGCACACCTAAACAAAATAACCAAGACTGAATTAAAGAGTCTTAGCCTAAATACAGACAACTTAGATAAAAAGACTAATAATGCTCACCAATATTCCAATGTTGTCTGGATACAACGATAATACTAGGCTAAGCCTGCTATTACAATACAGACTATGCTAAACTCCATAGATTAATGCAAGCAATAACTAGTCAAATCAAGAGTATTCGACATTTTATTTAAACTGTGTCTTTCTCTATTGTTACAGAATACCTACATTCATTGAGTCGAAAACAAGTAATATTAATTTTAAAGCAAGCTTAAATCATTCTAGGCAATAAATCGGATCAGGTTGATTCAAATTTTACAAAAAGTTGATTAATTTCTTTATAAAAGCTGACACTTCCAATCTCTTAACTCCAACAGTCATAAAAGATAGATAATTAACAGAAAGATTAGTAAATAAATTTATCCAACTATTGTACTAAAATAAAAATTGCACTAACAGGCGATTGCTAATTTTGGAAGAGAGAAAAGCCTTTAGCAGTAATAATAGTTTCATAATAACCTGACAACTTAATAGATACACTTCGAGGTAAATATAAGTTTTCGATAATTTTGACTAAATTCTAACTAAAATAATATTTTTACTACTTTAATACCAGACTATTCTTTAACAACTTGCGTTGATTTAGACGGTAATGATTAGTTTACTTTGATTTTCACTAGCTCATTCGTGATAAGAGCAAGAAAGCTGTGCAGGAGGAGATATGAATCACTCATCTTGTGCAATTGACCCAACGTTAATCCTATTAGCAGAATTGTGTATCCACTTCATCAACATTGTTACGATGCAATAACATGTAATACAGCTAGCCTCACCACATCATTGCCAATGATGTTAGTAGTGTGCACTACCCAATGCTTCTTCTCTCTTGAGCTGTGGTTTAGTCATAATCTTGCAGAATTAAGAATATAATTTACAAATATAACTGTATATTTTAAGTTCTAAATCCATGGTCAAGTTAGATTCTTGCTAAAGAAATCGGAGCTCATAATCTAACAAGGCGACTCACCACTTGCAAATCTAAAGTCTTTGGTTTTCCGTTTGAAAACTGCGGCGTATTCGTCTCGTTACTGCAGAGTCCTTGGCTTTTGCGCAGCATCTCCGGTCTGCTTTGACCACCACAGGGGGTAAAATTAAGGGAGAATTAGATCAAAAGCTTTGGTCAAATATTAACAGTTCAGGACTGCTGCAAGTCGTTATGATACGACCAAATAAACTCGGCAATGGCGAAATTGAACAACATGGTTTGCACACAGGCCAGTGGTATCCGCAAAATTCATGGTTTTCATTCTTTCCTATAGGACGCCAGACTGGTAAAACCGGTTGCTCATACCATGGCCTTGGATCTCAACGATCCCGAACTCGAGTTCTCCAACCTGGTCTACGCCTATCAGAGCTGGGTAATGGCCATGATCAACGATGAAAAGCTTGAGGGCGACGACAAGCTGCTCACTGATGACATCACAGAAGATGCGCTCAATGCGATGCGCTTCTTGTCGGGAGAAGTGACCAGCGCTATCGAAACCAGCCTCGCTCGCGTTTACGACGTGGATCCCGACGAGTTAGCTGAGCTGCTTTTCCCCGAAGAATGACCGCATATGGGATGGACAATCAACGACATTCCCTGTCAAGAGGGCCGACTTGCTCTAGTCACCGGTGCCAACATCGGCCTCGGTCTCGAGACCACCCGCTCTCTAGCTCAAAAAGGAGCAACGGTTATTATGGCTTGTCGAAACCGTAAGAAGGGCGAAGCTGCTCGCCGTCAATTGCTTACCGAAGGCCTTAGTGGTCTGGATTTACTTGAACTGGATTTGGCTGATCTGGATTCCGTTGGTCGTGCTGCCGCTTCCCTAAACGAGCAATATGGCCATCTTAATTTGCTGGTTAACAATGCTGGCATTATGGCACCACCGCGCCAGTTGAGTGCCCAGGGTTATGAGTTGCAGTTTGCCGTGAATCATTTAGGCCATATGGCTTTAACTCAGCGCTTGTTGCCACTGATGGCATCACAAGCGGACGCTCGCGTAGTGACTGTCACATCAGGTGCGCAGTACTTTGGACGGATTCGATGGGATGACTTGAACTGGACCAAGCGCTACGACCGTTATGGAGCCTATGGGCAAAGCAAGCTAGCCAATGTGATGTTTGCATTGGAATTGCAAAGCCGTCTGCAAAGCAAGAACAGTTCAGTGCAATCTTTTGCGGCCCATCCAGGCATCGCACGAACCAACCTCCAGCCAGCGGCCTTGGCCAGCGGTGGTAACCACTGGGAGGCCTTAGTCTATCGACTGATGGATCCGCTGTTCCAAAGCTCTAGTATGGGTGTTTTACCACAGCTCTACGCTGCCACTGCCCCGAACGCGCAGGGTGGTGAACATTATGGACCAGCTCAGCTAGGAGGCCTGCGCGGCTCACCTACCCAATGCCGTATTGCACCAGCTGCTTTGGATCCACAACAACGTCAGCGACTATGGATATTGAGTGAGAAACTCATCAATACCCATACCTAGGCTCTTCAATTCATTTGGATCTACTGGTTCCGCATACGATGAAGGAATTGTCCCTGCCGTAACACTGTTGACTCGAGTTATTTTTTGATTGCTCGCGTTAGATTATTTTCATTACGGCAACTATTTTAAGGAGTAGCGTCTCTATCCCTGAACAGCAAACAACGCGACAAGTCTAACTGTCGTTTAACTTCCCAAATTGAAAACAACCATTATTGCAGATGAAACGCCGATCCCTCAAGCAGTGGCTGCTGCCAAATCGTAGCAATAGCAGTGGGTTGGACTGAATGCTAACTGCACGCTATAGCTTCTAGGCAGCATGGCGCTGCTCTTGCTGAGCCTCAGCAGTCGCTAATTAGTGGCAGCGTAACGACATGGCTGATTCATCTCACTCCATAAATGCCCGTCAGAAATTGCTATTGCAAGCACTGCAAGCCAGCCATGACGAAATGAGCGGCCAACAGTTGCATCGCAGCCTAGACGCCAAAAATGCTATGGGACTAGCAACCGTCTATCGCAACCTGCGCCAATTACATCAACGTGGCCTGGTGCGCTGCCGTCATTTGCCTAGCGGTGAGGCTCTCTACGCACCTGTAGAACGGGACCGTCACCATCTCACCTGTGTGGATTGCGGCCTAACCCAAGCTTTGGAACACTGCCCAATTCGAGATATTGCAGTCCCGAAAGACAGTCAAGGCGACTTCGATCTTCTATTTCACACACTTGAATTTTTTGGTCTTTGTAGTGCCTGCCGCACTCGGCAAAATCCCTCATCATGACCTTGGCCGCAACCCATTTTTAAAGTTAACTTATGGTTATTTGAACTTTATGATTACGGATGTTGATAGATCCCTGGCTGTGAGGAATTCTAGACTTTCCTTCAGCCCCTTGCCTACTGAAGAGGGAACCTCCTCAGCAGTGATCTGTA comes from the Synechococcus sp. M16CYN genome and includes:
- a CDS encoding ATP-binding cassette domain-containing protein, producing the protein MIEVEGLSKIYRVADKQPGLAGTLGHLFRRRYRNIVAVHDVSFRVEPGEMVGFLGANGAGKTTLLKMLCGLIHPSAGWARVAGHKPQCRHRDFLQRITLVMGQKQQLIWDLPPLDSLYVNAAVYGINDHVAKRRIDDLADLLELGEELTRPMRKLSLGQRMKAELLAALLHKPEVLFLDEPTLGLDVNAQARIRQFLSEYNRRTGATVLLTSHYMADITALCPRVLMIHQGCLFHDGPLDQLILALSPDREVRLELESPVSADAFAGLGLVESLQGAVVHLRVPRTQLTTVVAALLERLPVLDLEVHDPPIETLIGKLFRQGKL
- a CDS encoding ABC-2 family transporter protein gives rise to the protein MRRYWQTLICFWGTALAMQAEYQVNLLIELVAIALSLGGSLFTLSLFFGPGYSLGGWNWSEALVVQGFYTTLDGIANAWLRPNLGSIVTYVREGTLDFVLLKPVDSQLWLSLRLMALSGFPEIALGLLLVGWGGLQSGAEASVQELLTVVLMLLSGTTILYSIWFLVAATSIWFVKMWNATEVLRTLLASGRYPISAYPVSLRLLFTFVLPVAFLTTVPAEVLLGRVVATPMLLLSLALACIFFLSTRAFWLFALRHYTSASS
- a CDS encoding ABC-2 family transporter protein, which translates into the protein MRLFGLNCRIVAAILGSQYAHMLEYRAEIALWSLSGVLPLIMLSVWSSSGIRTTLDMNDVALDRYFLSAFLVRQFSVVWVVYAFEEDVLLGRLSPYLLQPLHPLWRYVAAHLSEQFTRLPFAAAIAALFLLIQPKVLWLPGPGTLLLAWLATWMAFAIAFLLQSLIAALCFWSEKASALERLLFIPFVFLSGLLTPLTAFPPAMQAVARWTPFPYLIDFPARVLAQRPVDWMAGFCAQLIWITLLLPLALCLWRAGVRRYSAMGA
- the ligA gene encoding NAD-dependent DNA ligase LigA is translated as MLNQSKRAAELRSLLNQAAHAYYVLDAPTMENTVYDCLYRELLNLEQNDSSLLSPDSPTQRVGGSPAERFTSVKHRIGLLSLDNAFNYDDLKAWNQRLLRALNLPLGSPLEVVSELKIDGNALALSYRQGVIERAATRGDGQQGEEITANVCTISSIPLRLQIDQPPDWVEVRGEAFIPDAAFTAINAEREARGEALFANPRNACAGTLRQLDPKVVSARRLDFFAYTLHLPSSQRLASQWEALNWLERAGFRVNPNRALCPDLMSINSFSVQWEQKRHVLPYATDGVVAKLNSLALQDKAGCTQKSPRWAIALKFPAQEVPSRLLRIAVQVGRTGVITPVAEFEPVNLAGTNVSRATLHNANRLAELDLHINDTVVVRKAGEIIPEVVTVLAKLRPPNAEIACLPNSCPECGSLLVRGKNEAATRCVNNSCPAILRGALIHWVSKSALDVDGLGIKLIEQLVYQGLAHSVADLYRLNSTLLSGLEHIGKRSAINLIKALEKSKQQPWHRQLYGLGIHHIGEVNAKVLAAEFPSIEELQTAAITDPERILNLRGIGSEISEDLRQWLKNPNNQRLLNELKSVGLTLRVTDKEKINDLNHSISNGPLLSKTFAITGTLPSLSRSAAKELIQAAGGKVSSSINKTTNYLVAGKEAGKKLSKAKNLGITVLDEASLQDLLNKPHSINEHPDL
- a CDS encoding TVP38/TMEM64 family protein, producing MLDWSHWLDAALPFLHSPLGVAIFIPLYALWVTLLLPGVWASILAGVLYGTWWGSLIVFIGACLGAEASFFLSRCWLKGWANERLKHFPKLQAVEKAVSSEGLRLVVLTRLSPAFSFSLLNLAYGLSNVSLRDYNLSLVAILPSTVMFCTLGALTGGRTSPSEMLAPEVSAWAWTFRIVGVMATVTAVWLVGRAAQKALINEEVDL